In Haloplanus rubicundus, one DNA window encodes the following:
- a CDS encoding 60S ribosomal export protein NMD3, with protein sequence MSDSESREFCPRCGDPVPARAEPLPGTPRDRDARLCDACYFDDYEMIDAPERIEVLVCSGCGAVQRGNRWVDVGARDYTDVAVDEVSEALAVHVDARNVTWAVDPEQVDENTIRMHCQFTGVVRETPLEESVVVPVKISRGTCDRCGRIAGGYYASTVQIRATDRTPTPEERARAVEIAESHVADKEGDGDREAFVTEVKETDDGPDVKLSTNGLGEEVSKRIVRELGGSVESYPTLVTEDGDGNEVYRVTYAVRLPKFTPGDVIDPDDGDGPVLVQSVSGNLKGVRLASGDAYEEPFDGETDARRLATRDDAVETTVVTVEDDHAVQVLDPETYAAETVPRPDFFDPDAETTPVVKTRAGLHLLPD encoded by the coding sequence ATGAGCGATAGCGAGTCCCGGGAGTTCTGCCCCCGCTGTGGCGATCCGGTCCCGGCGCGAGCGGAGCCGCTCCCCGGCACCCCTCGCGACCGGGACGCCCGCCTCTGTGACGCCTGCTACTTCGACGACTACGAGATGATCGACGCGCCCGAGCGCATCGAGGTGCTCGTCTGTTCGGGCTGTGGCGCCGTCCAGCGCGGCAACCGCTGGGTGGACGTGGGCGCCCGCGACTACACCGACGTGGCGGTCGACGAGGTGAGCGAGGCCCTCGCCGTCCACGTCGACGCCCGGAACGTCACCTGGGCGGTCGACCCCGAACAGGTCGACGAGAACACCATCCGCATGCACTGTCAGTTCACCGGCGTCGTCCGCGAGACGCCCCTGGAGGAGTCGGTCGTCGTCCCCGTCAAAATCTCGCGGGGCACCTGTGATCGCTGTGGCCGCATCGCCGGCGGCTACTACGCCAGCACCGTCCAGATTCGGGCGACAGACCGCACGCCCACCCCCGAGGAGCGTGCCCGCGCCGTCGAAATCGCCGAATCCCACGTCGCCGACAAGGAGGGCGACGGCGACCGCGAGGCGTTCGTCACGGAGGTGAAAGAGACCGACGACGGCCCGGACGTGAAGCTCTCGACCAACGGGCTGGGCGAGGAGGTGTCGAAACGCATCGTCCGCGAACTCGGCGGGAGCGTCGAGAGCTACCCCACCCTCGTCACGGAGGACGGGGACGGCAACGAGGTGTATCGGGTCACCTACGCCGTCCGCCTGCCGAAGTTCACGCCCGGCGACGTGATCGATCCCGACGACGGCGACGGGCCGGTGCTCGTCCAGAGCGTCAGCGGGAACCTGAAGGGCGTCCGACTCGCCTCGGGCGACGCGTACGAGGAGCCGTTCGACGGCGAGACCGACGCCCGGCGTCTCGCCACCCGCGACGACGCCGTCGAGACGACGGTGGTGACCGTGGAGGACGACCACGCCGTGCAGGTGCTCGACCCCGAGACGTACGCGGCCGAGACCGTTCCCCGCCCGGACTTCTTCGATCCCGACGCGGAGACGACGCCCGTCGTCAAGACCCGCGCCGGCCTGCACTTGCTGCCGGACTAA
- the htpX gene encoding zinc metalloprotease HtpX, protein MEWKPDWGLRGRMVLTMFLLFALYIVFIGILSQYMGLFGVVVVMGLFSLGQFFFSDRLALYSMGASAVEEDEYPKLHATVGRLSQQADLPKPTVAVADTRVPNAFATGRSPKNSTVCVTQGLLQTLDEDELEGVLAHELAHIKNRDVMVMTIASFLSTIAFLIVRWGWLFGGGRNRQGGGGMIVAILVSLVVWIVSFVLIRTLSRYREYSADRGGAAITGNPSALASALLTISGRMDRVPKEDLREQSEMNAFFVIPIKSDFVGRIFSTHPPTEKRVERLREMAGEMER, encoded by the coding sequence ATGGAGTGGAAACCCGACTGGGGACTGCGGGGCCGGATGGTCCTGACCATGTTCCTGCTCTTTGCCCTCTACATCGTCTTCATCGGCATCCTGTCGCAGTACATGGGGCTGTTCGGCGTCGTCGTCGTGATGGGGCTGTTCTCGCTGGGACAGTTCTTCTTCAGCGACCGCCTCGCGCTCTACAGCATGGGCGCGTCGGCGGTGGAGGAAGACGAGTACCCGAAGCTACACGCGACGGTCGGCCGCCTCTCACAGCAGGCCGACCTGCCGAAGCCGACGGTGGCCGTCGCGGATACGCGGGTGCCGAACGCCTTCGCGACCGGGCGCTCGCCGAAGAACTCGACCGTCTGTGTCACGCAGGGACTCCTCCAGACGCTGGACGAGGACGAACTCGAAGGGGTGTTGGCCCACGAACTCGCCCACATCAAGAACCGCGACGTGATGGTGATGACCATCGCCTCCTTCCTCTCGACCATCGCGTTCCTGATCGTGCGCTGGGGGTGGCTGTTCGGCGGCGGGCGCAATCGTCAGGGCGGCGGGGGCATGATCGTCGCCATCCTCGTCTCGCTCGTGGTCTGGATCGTCTCCTTCGTCCTGATCCGGACGCTCTCGCGGTACCGCGAGTATTCGGCCGACCGGGGCGGCGCGGCGATCACGGGCAACCCCTCGGCGCTCGCCTCCGCGCTCCTGACGATTTCGGGGCGGATGGACCGGGTGCCCAAAGAGGACCTCCGTGAGCAGTCGGAGATGAACGCCTTCTTCGTCATCCCGATCAAGAGCGACTTCGTCGGTCGAATCTTCTCGACGCACCCGCCGACGGAGAAGCGCGTCGAACGGCTCCGCGAGATGGCGGGAGAGATGGAGCGGTAA
- the pspAB gene encoding PspA-associated protein PspAB: MGLFDSIRSVFGLSAEADATREADPEDLFGMSTAYVTMEADLEFVPVGAAALCFSSVDSTDFAAAVDEVETILHVGEEDTGTTFGRHEDDHGYHWVVLEDSDPEDLVTSVHFAADTFVEEGFGSRLLAAVFGFERPRDGARAYWIYSFRRGAYYPFAPTGRHERDNRLEFKLQSVLDGELDVDGDESYWYPLWPDGADGHPWE; this comes from the coding sequence ATGGGCCTGTTCGACTCCATCCGCTCCGTCTTCGGCCTGAGCGCCGAGGCGGACGCGACACGGGAGGCCGACCCCGAGGACCTGTTCGGGATGTCGACCGCCTACGTGACCATGGAGGCGGACCTGGAGTTCGTCCCCGTCGGCGCCGCGGCGCTCTGTTTTTCGTCCGTGGACAGCACCGACTTCGCCGCGGCCGTCGACGAGGTGGAGACCATCCTGCACGTGGGTGAGGAGGACACCGGAACCACCTTCGGCCGCCACGAGGACGACCACGGCTACCACTGGGTCGTCCTCGAGGACAGCGACCCCGAGGACCTCGTGACGAGCGTCCACTTCGCGGCCGACACGTTCGTCGAGGAGGGGTTCGGCTCGCGACTGCTCGCCGCCGTCTTCGGGTTCGAGCGCCCGCGGGACGGCGCCCGCGCCTACTGGATCTACTCCTTCCGCCGGGGCGCGTACTACCCCTTCGCGCCGACGGGGCGCCACGAACGCGACAACCGACTGGAATTCAAACTGCAGTCGGTCCTCGACGGCGAACTCGACGTCGACGGGGACGAGTCGTACTGGTATCCACTGTGGCCGGACGGGGCGGACGGCCACCCGTGGGAGTAG